A stretch of DNA from Aspergillus flavus chromosome 3, complete sequence:
CGCTCAGCCTCTTTGAACCCTGCACTGGCGGCCCAAGTACCGGCCTTCGTTCATCGAATAGTCAGCTTCTGCCTCTTCGCCAACTATGCGGATATCAAAAAAGCGTGCCAATACTACAGTCAAGCACAGAAGCAAGGGATATTGGAATATATTCTCGTGGACCCTCCTACGCTTCATGATGCGAATGGAACACAACCAACGGGCTACAGACTAATATCTACGGAGTCTCAAGCTACTGCCCTCAGCTACGCTGATTTGGGAGCCGCAATGTGTGAGATTGCCCATCGCCAAAGCGAGTTCCACGGGCGCGCGGTGGGTGTAACTGCGACTGGTCGTGTCCGTCAAGCCTGGGGAGTCCTACTGCGTCATCTATTGGAGGGTGGATCGGCTCGTTTGAGGGAGAAAATAGCGCAGGAAACAGTAGTTGACGGCGTTGTGTTTGCTTTCCTAGTGGTATTAGCGTATCTGATGTGACCATGTTAGGTCAAACCAGCTGAATATCATTTTTGCTGCCACCAAAGCATCAAGTTACGTTGTATTGAACTCGTGCTCCTTCGCTCGCCGAGAGCTTGCCAGCACATTATAAATCCCACTGTATTTGCATCCTGTCCGTAGGCAAAGATGAACGCCAAAAGAGAAACTAGAATGTTTATACCATGATGATTCCTGCACTTCAAGCTACCGCCGTGGTCATGGGCTCATTCATGTCCGGTATGTCTCCTCCCCATAGTTCGGTTATGCCCAAGGTTTGACCCGTCCAGGAGCCATGATGAGCGTCTATGGGCTCGCAATGCCTGCATTCTTGCAAACCGTTACGCAGTCAGGTCAACTCGTCGGCTACCAAAGGCGCCTCTATCTCATCGGAACTACCAAAGGCCGAGTGTTAGGCCTCACTACAACACTTCTCTACGCTTCCGTGTCTGTTCACCAATACTTGGCTCGTAAACCCTGGCTTGTATCTGCCGCCGCTGGCCTTACTACCATCAGCCTGGTTCCTTTTACAGAGATAGTGATGGCTTCAATTAACAATGCGCTGGCTTGCCTAGAGACTGAAACCAACAAGGGGGTGGTCATTTCCAGGGAGGAGACCGAGCAGCTGGTGCGAAAATGGGACCGATTCAATGCAGTGCGAGCACTCTTTCCGTTGGCTGGGGCATTTTTGGGCTCGCTGGGAATTCTACAGCTAGTCTACTTATAATGTACTATGTGAGAGTGTCGTCGTTGGATTTATTCACCTCACCACTAGGCAGCTACTTGTTGTTCTCCTTGTCATAAAGATAACGGTTCATGACCGAACGCACAAACGTGGGATATTTCCTGACAGTTGATATGATTACCAGATAGCATAACCAGATAGATGAAGACTGCTGTATCTAATATAGTACTATGTCCGAGTGCCTGCCTTTCGCTGTCCGAGGAATGACTTCAATACTGTACTTTAACCCTTCACGCCTCGAACTAGCACTGAGCTGGCCCCAAACCACAACAGCCATGTATTTTCTCTCGCTACCAGCCCTAGCTATTATCGTACCGGTGGGCTACGTGCTCCTCCATCTGGGTTACAATCTGTTCTTCCATCCACTCCGTGGATATCCTGGTCCACTGCTATGGCGAGCCAGCTCTCTACCCTGGAAGATCGCATTACTCCGCGGTACGATGCACCATGACCTAATGCGTTATCATCAGAAGTACGGAGATACTGTCCGGATTAAACCCGATGAGATTAGCTACGCAAACGCTCAAGCCTGGCGCGACATCCACGCTCATGTGCCAGGACGACCGGAGTTCCTCAAGGACCCCGTACGCCTCCCATTAGCGCCCAACGGAGTCATGAGTATCCTCGTCTCCGATACGAAGAACCACGCACGGTTCCGGAGTCTGTTCGGCCATGCCTTCAGCGACAAGGGTCTTCGCACCCAGGAGTCCACCATTGTGCAATACGCCGACTTGCTGGTTGAGGTCCTGCGTGAGGTGGCCGACACGGGCCGTTCTGCGGAGATGGTGTACTACTTCAATATGGCCATCTTTGACTCCATCGGAGCTCTGTCCTTCGGCGAATCCTTCGACAGTCTGAAGAGTCGGCAGCTGCACCCATGGGTAGACGCTATTCACAAGAATCTCAAGAGCGTGGCCATCTCACACGTTCTGCGCAGTATGGGCATCGAGTTCCTCACCCCCTATGTGCTGCCCAAGGAGCTCCGGGGTAAACGCCAGGAAAACTACAGCTACGCcgtggagaagctcaacaAGCGGATGAAAATGGAAGGTGACCAGGGCGACTTTTGGGACAAGGTTCTAGTGAAGAGTGCCGACGATAATCAGCGTGGGGATGGAATGAGCGCTGGCGAGATGCTCAATAACGCTGCCGTCATGGTCGTCGCAGGGTCTGAGACCACAGCCTCGGCACTCAGCGGCGCGATGTATCTGCTGTGTCTGTCTGGCAAGATCGAGAAATCCACTGCGGAGATTAGGAAGAATTTTGCATCCCCGGAGGACATTGACTTGATCTCCGTCTCGCATCTGCCGTACCTTACTGCCGTCATCGACGAGACGCTGCGCATGTATCCAGCCGTGCCTGGTCAACCTCCACGCGTGGTCCCTGCTGGCGGAGCAACAGTTTGTGGCCGATTCGTACCCGAAGAGGTATTTAACCCCCGATGAAGGCCGATCTTGTGAAATGCTAACGATCTCTCTTAGACTAGGGTGGGTGTCAGTCATCTCGGTACCTACTTTGCCGACTACAACTTTACTCACGCCGACAAGTTCATCCCCGAGCGACATCTGCAGAAGACGGAGGAGCCGTTCAAGTACGACAACTATGGCGCCTACCAGCCCTGGTCTGTTGGGCTGCGGAACTGTATTGGGCGCAATCTGGCCTACGCGGAAGTTCGTCTGACGCTGGCCAAGCTCCTGTGGCATTTTGATTTCACTCTTGATGTGGACAAGACTGGCAACTTCCTCGATCAGAAGATCTGGTCTATCTGGGCCAAACGAGAGCTTTACATGTTTATTAAGACGAGGGGTACCTCTTCCAGCACTCCACAGTAAAGCTGGGGGTATTTTCCATGACACGAGTCCTCCATGCGATGAGATCAATGATGAAGCAAGCGGGATGTAAATGAACAAAATAGCATACACAATTCCTTAATCGCATATATGCATCATGTAGAATGTAGTAGAGAGACATCTCTCTACCCAGCTGGTGACGCGGCGTGTTGAAGTTAGAGAATTTCCTCGATATTCGGTATCCTGGAATCGGCCACTGCCAGCGATGAATCCCCGATGCTTCTCGCTCTTCGTTCTACTCGCAACCCGGCTAATAATATGTAATATCAATTTATTATCTTAGACCTCCTCGTGTAACAGTGCTTCCTTCTGCCAGTGGCTCCATAAATTAAGTGAGAATCGTATCAAGATGGGAGGCGACGGATGGCCTTCAGACGGCCATATTCTCCTACTGATAGTTCTAACTGTTCGTGATTGCCTCTCATTCATGGCGATAGAACTGACAAAGGCAGGTACTGACGCCGCCCTCTCTAGCTCTCTACCGACTCTGGATCCATCCTTTACGATCATATCCA
This window harbors:
- the aflI gene encoding averufin oxidase, with protein sequence MVTYALLGATGATGSSILRHLLHESPDSLRIQILVRSKVKLLQAFPNLQTTRNPQVHVIQGTSTDPDALSECLRNASIVFMCVAQNGSPIGTTLCQDSARAIISVLQQQQQSQGASYQPCTIVQLRSASLNPALAAQVPAFVHRIVSFCLFANYADIKKACQYYSQAQKQGILEYILVDPPTLHDANGTQPTGYRLISTESQATALSYADLGAAMCEIAHRQSEFHGRAVGVTATGRVRQAWGVLLRHLLEGGSARLREKIAQETVVDGVVFAFLVVLAYLM
- the aflLa gene encoding aflLa (domain of unknown function-domain containing protein); its protein translation is MMIPALQATAVVMGSFMSGAMMSVYGLAMPAFLQTVTQSGQLVGYQRRLYLIGTTKGRVLGLTTTLLYASVSVHQYLARKPWLVSAAAGLTTISLVPFTEIVMASINNALACLETETNKGVVISREETEQLVRKWDRFNAVRALFPLAGAFLGSLGILQLVYL
- the aflL gene encoding aflL/ verB/ desaturase/ P450 monooxygenase gives rise to the protein MSECLPFAVRGMTSILYFNPSRLELALSWPQTTTAMYFLSLPALAIIVPVGYVLLHLGYNLFFHPLRGYPGPLLWRASSLPWKIALLRGTMHHDLMRYHQKYGDTVRIKPDEISYANAQAWRDIHAHVPGRPEFLKDPVRLPLAPNGVMSILVSDTKNHARFRSLFGHAFSDKGLRTQESTIVQYADLLVEVLREVADTGRSAEMVYYFNMAIFDSIGALSFGESFDSLKSRQLHPWVDAIHKNLKSVAISHVLRSMGIEFLTPYVLPKELRGKRQENYSYAVEKLNKRMKMEGDQGDFWDKVLVKSADDNQRGDGMSAGEMLNNAAVMVVAGSETTASALSGAMYLLCLSGKIEKSTAEIRKNFASPEDIDLISVSHLPYLTAVIDETLRMYPAVPGQPPRVVPAGGATVCGRFVPEETRVGVSHLGTYFADYNFTHADKFIPERHLQKTEEPFKYDNYGAYQPWSVGLRNCIGRNLAYAEVRLTLAKLLWHFDFTLDVDKTGNFLDQKIWSIWAKRELYMFIKTRGTSSSTPQ